cccagtcacagctcactgcaacctagacctcccagcctcaagtgatcctcctacctcagcctccagagtagctaggactgcaggtgcacaccacaccacgccgggctaatttttttttattttttaagacagagtctcgctgtgtcgcccaggctggagtgcagtggcatgatctcagctcactgccagctctgcctcccgggttcacgtcattctcctgcctcagcctcctgagtagctgggactacaggcacctgccaccactcccggctaattttattgcatttttagtagagacagggtttcaccgtgttagccaggatggtcttgatctcctgacctcgtgatccgcctgcctcagcctcccaaagtgctgggattacaggcgtgagccaccactaatttttaaaaaatattttgtaggccaggcgaggtggctcatgcctgtaatcccagcattttgggaggccaagttgggcctgtcacctgaggttgggagtttgagaccagcctggccaacatggtgaaaccccgtctctactaaaataatacaaagattagctggctgtggtggcacatgcctgtaatccctgctacttgggaggctgaggcaggagaattgtgaacctgggaggcagaggtttcagtgagctgagattgtgccactgcactccagcctgggcgacagagtcagattgtctcaaaaaaaaaaaaaaaaaaaaaaattagccatgtgtggtggtggatgtttgtaatcccagctacaagggaggctgaggcaggagaattgcttgaacctgggaggcagagtttgcagtgagctgagatcgtgccagtgcactccagtctgggagacaagagcaaaactctgtctcaaaaagaaaaaaaattaaattaattaaaaaaaattttcgtTAAGATGGGGTtgccctatgttgcccaggctgctctcagaacttctgggctcaagcaattctcccttcacctctcaaagtgctaggattcaaTCTTCAGCTTTCTGGAAGGGTTCACCTCAAGACCCCTTAATTTATCTACCAGCCAATGTTACCAGTCACTTCctggccaccccagcccctcacctCACAGTTAATCTCAACATCATGACACAGTCCAGTAAGATTCACCTTTCACTTTGAACATGTCGAAATTTATTGAAAGTTTCTCAGGGATGAAGAGGAGGGGCTTACACTATACATCACAACAAAAACGAAATTTTTGAGTATTCTCTCCCCTGCCCCCGACTCCAATGTTCCATCACATACATCCATGGcccaaaatgttttcaaattaaaaaattgaaaacctcCACCTTGCTCCTCACCATGCTGTCTTTCATCCCCACCCTTAGTCCTTGCCCTCTGTGTCCCTTTATCCCTTTATGCAGGAGTAATCTTAGCCTCTTGTAATCTAATTTTTCCTGTCATGTTGAATGTTCGGGTGGAGAAGGGGAGTGGAAGTTACAAGGAAGAAGGGACAAAGGTGTGTTGGGGAAGACTTATCTGATAATATATTTGCAGtagtttagaaaaaaagagagtgagctgggctgggtggctcatgcctgtaatgccagcactttgggagtccgaagtgggcggatcacctgagatcaggaggttgagaccagcctggccaacatggcgaaaccctgtctctactaaaaatacaaaaattagctgggtgtggtggtgcgcacctgaaatcccagctactcaggaggctgaggcaggagaattgcctcatcccaggaggtggaggttgcaatgagccaagatcgtgccactgcactccagcctgggccacagagtgagactcagtctcaaaaaaaaaaaagaaaaaaaaaaaagaaggtcgggtgtggtagctcacgcctgtaatcccagcgttttgggaggccgtgaggcgggtggatcacctgaggtcaggagttcaaggccagcctggtcaacatggcgaaaccccgtctctacaaaaaatacaaatattagccatgTGTgacggcaggtgcctgtaatcccagctactcaggaggctgaggcaggagaatcgcttgaacccaggaggcagaggttgcagtgagctgagatggtgccactgcactccagcatgggtgacagagcaagactcaagaAAGCTACTTTTGATACCTTGAGGCAACCCAGATGAGACTCCACTTGAAATTTATAAGCATGAACTTGAGTGCCTTTGTCCACAGCTCCTGCGTGTTCAGATGGGTTCTGATGGAATAGCACTCCCCTCGGCCTCCAACGTCCTCCATCAGGCCTGTCCCCACCTGGATCCTGTAGGGCAGACAGAGGCCCAGctcacccttctcagcctcttccTTGAACTGCTGCATGCAGTCCAGGAAGGCCACCATCGCGCGGTCATACTTGTTATCGAGGAAAACATCCTGCCCCCCATAACAGAACAACGGCAGCTCAGTGCGGTCATCTGTTAAAGACTTCAGATACGAATGGTTTCCGCAGGGGATGAGTCGATACCTCTGAAACTGCAGTCCAATTGTATTGGCCAGGGCAAGCAGCAGCAAAGCCGCCTGTCCCCAGGCAGTGTTAATCTCATTCCAGCCCACACGGACAGTAGGGAGGCGGCCCAACCTGAAGTTATTGATGACGCCCAAGGGGCCCTCCACGCAGATCTCAAATGTGGCGGTGAAACAGTTGATTTCCTCCAGCCGGTCCATCTGGACCCTGGCATATTGCAGCTGGTTCTCCACGTTCCCCAGCTGGTCAAGCAGTTCCAGCTGCTGCCACTTCAAGGCACTGTAGTCCCTGTAGTACTGCCTCTCCTGCTGGTCCAGCTCCGCAGCCTCTGCCTGGGCTGCCTCGAGATCCGCCGCTGCTCTTGCATTGTTCCTGTCCACATCCTCCAGCTCCTGCACCAGCCTGGCCTCCTCCAGCTTCAGGTCCCGCAGCTCCGCCCACAGCGCCGCCGGCTCGTCCTCGCTGGTCGCCAGCTCCCCGGTCTCCAGGCAGCGTTGGTAGTTCTGACTCTCAGCTTCTGTGAGAGCGAGCTGGATGTCCAGGTGCTCTAAAAGACTGTCGGTGCATTCTTCACACAGGGGATGGTCCACAACTTCTTGGCCAGAGACTATGTCAAAAATGTCACCAGCTGCCTTCTGGATGCTACCGAGCATGTGCATGGCGCCAAGCTCCCCGAGCAGGGTGAAGATGTTGGCATGGTCCTTGGACACACTGCCGTCGCCTGGAAGGGGTCTGCTAGAGGCACCGTCCTGTTGCTCCCCAGCGTCTGTCACCTCCCTGGTGGTGGCCCCGGGCTCCCGGGTGTCTCCGGGCTCAGCCTGCCCGGAGGTGGGCGCCGGGGCTGCAGGGAGGCTCCCAGACTCCGAGGAGCAGCTCAGCTTCAGGGCCTGGTGGCAGCGCTGGCACAGGAAGCGGATGGAAGACATGGCTGAGGGCCTGACTCCCGCCTTGAGTCTAAGTTTCCTCTGGCTCCCAGTTACTTATCATTTTGTACCTTTTCAGGTCTTTCTAGAAGAGCGattcttttaaaatgcacatgTCATCTTATCACTCTCCTACTGAAAACCCTACAATGGTACCCTCCCTCGGTACCTGTAGACCTCCTTCAGCTCCTCACAGACCAGGGATTATTTCCAAGGAAAATCTGatcatctcctcttcctcctgtacCACGTCCAACGCACGCCTTAAGAGTAATCTTGCTAAAACTAAAATCTCATCATGGCACTGCCCTCCTTAAAATGTTTAACACCCTTATCTAACCTTAAGATCGAGTCCAATCAGCTTTGGCCCAGGGCgttggctcgcgcctgtaatcccggtacattgggcggccgaggcggaaggatcgctcgagGCCAGTAGTCCCAGAATACCCTGGGCTACACAGgcagaccccttctctacaaaaagtgaaaaaattagccaggtggggtggccgcttacagtcccagctacttaaaagggtgaggtgggaggatcgcttcagagcttgaggttgcagtgagctatggtccactacactcctgcctgggcaacagagtgagaccctgtctccaacccCGACCCTCTCATCCCCATGCcccttttacacacacacacacacacacacacacacacacacacacacacacacagattttttaaaaaagaaaagttcaggctgggcgcggtggctcacgcctgtaatcccagcactttgggaggccgaagtgggtggatcacctgaagtcaggagtttgagaccatcctggc
This portion of the Pongo abelii isolate AG06213 chromosome 1, NHGRI_mPonAbe1-v2.0_pri, whole genome shotgun sequence genome encodes:
- the BECN2 gene encoding beclin-2 encodes the protein MSSIRFLCQRCHQALKLSCSSESGSLPAAPAPTSGQAEPGDTREPGATTREVTDAGEQQDGASSRPLPGDGSVSKDHANIFTLLGELGAMHMLGSIQKAAGDIFDIVSGQEVVDHPLCEECTDSLLEHLDIQLALTEAESQNYQRCLETGELATSEDEPAALWAELRDLKLEEARLVQELEDVDRNNARAAADLEAAQAEAAELDQQERQYYRDYSALKWQQLELLDQLGNVENQLQYARVQMDRLEEINCFTATFEICVEGPLGVINNFRLGRLPTVRVGWNEINTAWGQAALLLLALANTIGLQFQRYRLIPCGNHSYLKSLTDDRTELPLFCYGGQDVFLDNKYDRAMVAFLDCMQQFKEEAEKGELGLCLPYRIQVGTGLMEDVGGRGECYSIRTHLNTQELWTKALKFMLINFKWSLIWVASRYQK